One genomic window of Euleptes europaea isolate rEulEur1 chromosome 8, rEulEur1.hap1, whole genome shotgun sequence includes the following:
- the BASP1 gene encoding brain acid soluble protein 1, protein MGGKLSKKKKGYNVNDEKVKDKDKKAEGAAAEEGEALKENDQQAATETAEVKENNKEEKGEKEAANKMDDKEGEKDKAGSQEEAKKSEPDKPEAVVDAKAEPLKNSEPQVPKPEEPSSAAAPMATSEAPKPSEPSSGAKVSQPSEVTASKGDDKGKEDGDAKKTEAPVPAAPETKSDVASDSKPSSSEAAPPSKETPATTEAPSSTPKASESAAPPEEAKPSDAPATISDQTVAAKD, encoded by the coding sequence ATGGGAGGCAAactgagcaagaagaagaagggctACAATGTGAACGACGAAAAGGTGAAAGACAAGGACAAGAAGGCCGAGGGGGCGGCCGCCGAGGAAGGGGAGGCGCTGAAAGAAAACGACCAGCAAGCCGCCACGGAGACGGCCGAAGTGAAGGAGAACAACAAGGAGGAGAAGGGCGAGAAGGAGGCAGCCAACAAGATGGATGATAAAGAAGGGGAGAAGGACAAAGCTGGAAGCCAGGAGGAGGCCAAGAAATCAGAGCCGGATAAGCCAGAGGCGGTGGTCGATGCCAAGGCCGAGCCACTGAAGAACAGCGAGCCGCAGGTGCCCAAGCCGGAAGAGCCCAGCTCTGCTGCCGCTCCTATGGCCACCAGTGAAGCGCCCAAACCCTCGGAGCCCAGCAGCGGTGCGAAAGTTTCCCAGCCTTCAGAAGTCACTGCTAGTAAAGGAGACGATAAGGGCAAGGAGGACGGGGACGCCAAAAAGACTGAGGCTCCAGTTCCTGCAGCCCCAGAAACTAAAAGCGACGTGGCTTCAGACTCAAAACCTAGCAGCAGCGAGGCTGCGCCTCCTTCCAAGGAGACCCCAGCGACAACAGAAGCGCCTAGTTCAACCCCTAAGGCCTCAGAGTCCGCGGCCCCGCCGGAGGAAGCGAAACCGTCTGACGCCCCGGCAACTATTTCGGATCAAACCGTAGCAGCGAAAGATTAA